The Sphingopyxis fribergensis genome contains a region encoding:
- a CDS encoding acyl-homoserine-lactone synthase, whose protein sequence is MLSVIDHSNRAHEHQLLRAMFEARKRVFIDLLKWDLPVLADRFEIDHFDDPHATYLIVGDQEGGHLASARLLPTTRPALLDGLFPGLVDGIPPSGPDIFEITRFCLSPGIGARQRRTARDTLLVGLVDYALANGIRSYTGVAELDWFAQIRTFGWDCKALGEAGIYDGRALTSLRIEIDADTPARLKSAGIVSGSAATPVAANAA, encoded by the coding sequence ATGCTTTCGGTAATCGACCATTCCAACCGCGCGCACGAGCATCAATTGCTCCGCGCGATGTTCGAGGCGCGTAAGCGCGTCTTCATCGATCTTCTGAAATGGGACCTGCCGGTGCTCGCCGACCGGTTCGAGATCGATCATTTCGACGATCCCCATGCGACCTATCTGATCGTCGGCGATCAGGAGGGCGGGCATCTCGCCTCGGCGCGCCTCCTTCCCACCACGCGCCCGGCTCTTCTCGATGGTCTCTTCCCCGGCCTCGTCGACGGCATCCCGCCGTCCGGCCCCGACATCTTCGAGATCACGCGCTTCTGCCTGTCGCCGGGGATCGGTGCGCGCCAGCGCCGCACCGCGCGCGACACGCTTCTTGTCGGGCTGGTAGACTATGCGCTCGCCAACGGCATCCGCTCCTACACCGGCGTCGCAGAGCTCGACTGGTTCGCTCAGATCCGGACCTTTGGCTGGGACTGCAAGGCGCTCGGCGAAGCCGGCATTTACGACGGCCGCGCGCTGACCTCGCTGCGGATCGAGATCGACGCCGACACCCCCGCAAGGCTCAAGTCGGCGGGGATTGTTTCGGGCAGCGCTGCGACGCCGGTCGCGGCCAATGCAGCGTGA
- a CDS encoding DUF2493 domain-containing protein: protein MLSPTEPADDPAEAGATHLLLQEMQLFGHRPFEDEPDPRPLPDARLAAGAVADIFDALVGCLDDTRIEPDLEELLWNVVNLFHRAGERVERSLDDNEQAQRRAQREQDGSEIRSVELERLVQQGISLIERRDAMEFFRESAAEQFRTHCRKAWSPRTGSRAHHRSMTAAMIDSRDFLDARLRQKAAALLPEGTRILFTGGADVDDHRAIWDALDRARDRHPDMILLHGATPTGAERIAACWAETRKVTQVAFRPDWSRHGKSAPFKRNDRMLEALPVGVIIFPGTGIQDNLADKAAKIGLPVWDFRKRGR from the coding sequence ATGTTGAGCCCCACCGAACCCGCCGACGATCCTGCCGAAGCCGGCGCCACCCATCTCCTCCTTCAGGAGATGCAACTCTTCGGACATCGCCCCTTCGAAGACGAACCCGACCCGCGCCCGCTGCCCGATGCCCGCCTGGCGGCCGGCGCTGTCGCCGACATATTCGATGCCCTTGTCGGCTGTCTCGACGATACGCGGATCGAGCCCGATCTCGAAGAGCTCCTCTGGAACGTCGTCAACCTCTTCCACCGCGCGGGGGAGCGGGTCGAACGCAGCCTCGACGACAATGAACAGGCGCAACGCCGAGCCCAGCGCGAACAGGACGGGAGCGAGATCCGGTCGGTCGAGCTCGAACGCCTCGTGCAGCAGGGGATCAGCCTGATCGAACGGCGCGATGCGATGGAATTCTTCCGCGAAAGCGCCGCCGAACAATTTCGGACCCACTGCCGCAAGGCCTGGTCACCGCGCACCGGATCGCGCGCGCATCACCGGTCGATGACCGCGGCGATGATCGACAGCCGTGACTTTCTCGACGCGCGGTTGCGCCAGAAAGCGGCTGCACTTCTTCCCGAGGGCACGCGCATCCTGTTCACCGGCGGCGCTGATGTCGACGATCATAGGGCGATCTGGGATGCTCTCGATCGCGCACGCGACCGCCATCCCGATATGATCCTGCTCCATGGGGCAACGCCGACGGGGGCCGAACGCATCGCCGCCTGCTGGGCCGAAACCCGCAAGGTGACGCAGGTGGCCTTCCGTCCCGACTGGAGCCGGCATGGCAAGTCCGCGCCGTTCAAGCGCAACGACCGGATGCTCGAAGCACTGCCGGTCGGGGTCATCATCTTCCCCGGCACCGGCATCCAGGACAATCTCGCCGACAAGGCTGCGAAGATCGGCCTTCCGGTCTGGGATTTTCGCAAGCGGGGCCGATGA
- a CDS encoding phytanoyl-CoA dioxygenase family protein — protein MITDIAPVDSHQPPSASMRALKENGYAIVREAVPAELIAAIDRDLDPRYAATPFCEGGFYGTRTKRFGRLLIRSPHVGALVMNPAILALAEAALGDWCERIQLNLAQAIELHPGALPQFPHRDQDMWQGTLGEVEYLVNVMWPLTPFTTENGATIIWPKSHGLEALIEEPAEEPIIAETMPGDAIVFLGSTLHGAGGNCSASVRRGIIISYCLGWLKPYENQWLAYPPDVAKDFPPELAALTGYVQHRPNLGNFEGQCPSILFRGYPPDPIAAVDALRPDQQALLADYIGDQRSAGGDGTLAA, from the coding sequence ATGATTACCGATATCGCTCCAGTCGATAGCCACCAGCCGCCCTCTGCTTCGATGCGGGCGCTCAAGGAAAACGGCTACGCGATCGTTCGCGAAGCCGTTCCCGCCGAGCTGATCGCGGCGATCGATCGCGACCTCGATCCGCGATACGCCGCGACGCCCTTTTGCGAGGGCGGCTTCTATGGGACACGCACCAAGCGCTTCGGCCGCCTGCTCATCCGCTCGCCGCATGTTGGCGCATTGGTCATGAACCCGGCGATCCTCGCCCTCGCCGAGGCCGCGCTCGGCGACTGGTGTGAGCGCATCCAGCTCAATCTCGCCCAAGCGATTGAGCTGCATCCGGGAGCGCTTCCGCAATTCCCGCACCGCGATCAAGATATGTGGCAGGGCACACTCGGTGAGGTCGAATATCTCGTGAATGTGATGTGGCCGCTGACGCCCTTCACCACCGAGAATGGCGCCACGATCATCTGGCCGAAAAGCCATGGGCTCGAGGCGCTCATCGAGGAACCGGCGGAGGAGCCGATCATTGCCGAGACCATGCCGGGCGATGCCATCGTCTTCCTGGGTTCGACGCTCCACGGAGCCGGCGGCAATTGCAGCGCGTCGGTGCGGCGCGGGATCATCATCAGCTACTGCCTTGGCTGGCTGAAACCATATGAGAACCAGTGGCTCGCCTATCCACCCGACGTCGCGAAGGACTTTCCGCCGGAGCTGGCGGCCTTGACCGGCTATGTACAGCATCGCCCAAACCTCGGCAACTTCGAGGGCCAGTGTCCCTCGATCCTGTTCCGCGGCTATCCCCCCGACCCGATCGCAGCCGTTGATGCGCTCCGGCCCGACCAGCAGGCGCTTCTTGCCGACTATATCGGCGACCAAAGATCGGCGGGCGGAGACGGGACGCTCGCGGCATGA
- a CDS encoding lasso peptide biosynthesis B2 protein has protein sequence MTTGWKLATGTGYCEVDGDLVFLDLVRDKYFALRGQDRAAFERLRAGEPNDSEAMGRLVATGFLARSSEPTKLDPASPHIPANDLSAVADGPTSLRMGFAASRALRWARRSMRPNRIASTVEAMRNAKLRLGVPGAEAAVRGIASSYAASRWMARTPPRCLIDALALDHILLSHGLGARLVFGVRLSPFAAHCWLQSPGAVLTGTSAEARNFTPILAIG, from the coding sequence ATGACGACCGGCTGGAAACTGGCAACCGGAACGGGCTATTGCGAAGTCGACGGAGATCTCGTCTTCCTCGACCTTGTCCGGGACAAATATTTCGCGCTGCGCGGGCAAGACCGCGCGGCCTTCGAGCGGCTTCGGGCAGGCGAGCCGAACGACAGCGAGGCGATGGGGCGTCTTGTGGCGACAGGATTCCTCGCACGGTCGAGCGAGCCGACGAAGCTCGATCCGGCCTCGCCTCACATTCCGGCCAACGATTTGTCGGCGGTCGCCGACGGACCGACATCGCTCCGCATGGGTTTCGCAGCGTCCCGCGCGCTGCGCTGGGCAAGACGTTCGATGCGGCCAAACCGGATCGCGTCAACGGTGGAAGCCATGCGGAACGCAAAGCTTCGGCTCGGCGTGCCGGGCGCCGAAGCGGCGGTTCGGGGCATCGCTTCATCCTATGCAGCATCGCGCTGGATGGCGCGGACCCCGCCACGATGTTTGATCGACGCGCTAGCGCTCGACCACATCCTCCTGTCGCACGGCCTAGGCGCGCGGCTGGTTTTTGGGGTGCGTCTCAGCCCCTTTGCCGCACATTGCTGGTTACAGAGTCCCGGCGCGGTGTTGACCGGAACCTCGGCCGAGGCCCGCAACTTCACACCAATATTGGCGATCGGATGA
- a CDS encoding GntR family transcriptional regulator produces MSPGTTMERVYLDLKARILSGTYPPGTRLEAAQLAKSLAASATPVRDALYRLSGERIIESWHQEGFRQPLLNEADLVELYWWTGALLSLALKGRTPRPDLPGGLISLANHQAYPEGLNGLFRTIAIGSSNGELRATIINCVERSMTIRTLEVRVDGSVGDALTAMADDYRFGRWSALRSKITRFHRRRASYAGRVAAEIRRRSEPLDNIRRI; encoded by the coding sequence ATGAGCCCGGGCACCACGATGGAGCGGGTCTATCTGGACCTCAAGGCGCGTATCCTGTCGGGCACCTATCCGCCCGGTACGCGCCTCGAGGCGGCGCAGCTCGCAAAGTCGCTGGCGGCCAGCGCTACCCCCGTTCGCGATGCCCTGTATCGCCTGTCGGGCGAGCGGATCATCGAGAGCTGGCATCAGGAGGGGTTTCGGCAGCCCCTTCTTAATGAGGCGGATTTGGTCGAACTCTATTGGTGGACCGGCGCCCTTCTCTCGCTGGCGTTGAAGGGGAGGACGCCGAGGCCCGATTTGCCAGGCGGACTGATCTCGCTCGCGAATCACCAGGCCTATCCTGAGGGGCTCAATGGCCTCTTCCGGACCATCGCAATCGGCAGCAGCAACGGCGAACTTCGCGCTACCATCATCAATTGTGTCGAGCGAAGCATGACAATCCGCACATTGGAGGTTCGTGTCGATGGGTCTGTGGGCGACGCGCTCACGGCGATGGCGGACGATTACCGGTTCGGTCGATGGAGCGCTTTACGCAGTAAAATCACGCGCTTCCATCGCCGCCGCGCGTCATATGCCGGCCGCGTCGCGGCCGAAATCCGGCGCCGGTCCGAGCCGCTGGATAATATTCGGAGAATATGA
- a CDS encoding helix-turn-helix transcriptional regulator, with translation MPTMDAAHAFALDVTRVKDAAGLADLLAEACARMGCSWFALSHHVDFLAAPDRGVRVHNYPEDWARWFDERGLGLTDPVHRASHRSLEGFFWRNMKPLSGERPEDELVLSEAQRHGIGDGLTIPAHIPGEAHGSVSFAWTPGIAANDMALLFARMIGGPAFEAARLLANPELAQVGPRLTDRQRECLILSAKGNSAPKVGRILDLSPDTVREHLRNARQRYDANGGITLTVRALYAGDLSYEDIAKR, from the coding sequence ATGCCGACGATGGACGCTGCGCATGCTTTTGCGCTCGACGTCACGCGGGTGAAGGATGCGGCGGGTCTGGCCGATCTGCTGGCGGAGGCCTGCGCGCGCATGGGCTGTTCCTGGTTCGCGCTGAGCCACCATGTCGATTTCCTCGCGGCTCCCGACAGGGGTGTTCGCGTCCACAACTATCCCGAGGATTGGGCCCGCTGGTTTGACGAGCGCGGCCTAGGGCTTACCGATCCGGTGCATCGCGCCAGTCACCGCAGTCTCGAGGGTTTCTTCTGGCGCAACATGAAGCCGCTTTCGGGCGAACGCCCCGAGGACGAACTGGTTCTCAGTGAGGCGCAGCGGCACGGAATAGGAGACGGGCTTACCATACCGGCGCATATTCCTGGCGAGGCGCATGGTTCGGTGTCCTTCGCCTGGACGCCGGGGATCGCCGCGAATGATATGGCGCTCCTCTTTGCCCGAATGATCGGTGGGCCAGCCTTCGAAGCCGCGCGGCTGCTCGCCAATCCCGAACTCGCGCAGGTCGGGCCGCGGCTGACGGACCGCCAGCGCGAATGTCTGATCTTGTCCGCCAAAGGCAACAGTGCCCCGAAGGTTGGACGCATCCTCGATCTCAGTCCCGACACGGTTCGCGAGCATCTTCGCAACGCGCGGCAGCGTTACGACGCGAATGGTGGGATCACGCTGACGGTGCGCGCGCTTTATGCCGGCGACCTCAGCTACGAGGATATCGCCAAGCGCTGA
- a CDS encoding asparagine synthase-related protein, with amino-acid sequence MKRGILALVGTTSGGLALAAAAERHALRCVQNAGALTVYAGAGIADQVMESGALLLGDIYSLSGATCHAPGDGWGSYLAFTVDDASVEIARAALTGMPIYWTRFEDGFLLWNDLELVAPMLGIGSFDWQFIAGTLAYANLRTERTGLEGVSELLPGSCAKFLAEESAVQTLWTPWKAVSQPDLRPVAELALDLERRFLGCLRGWCGNRSDILLELSGGLDSSIVAAGLSSAQANFSAVTFVSSGADGDERPYARAVAAHCGAELLEMPHADTGIDLVSLPPVLHARPSAYGVLGGIDDAFESAFPVSDAAIFGGIGGDNIFDFDTSVAPILDAFRHFGPRRPAFETMRDVARAGDATVWQAARLAYRAVRDGPSGWRRETGFCVADQVPASPPAHPWDAGEEDAPRGKRNHVRALRRILDFVDRPRRWRDRDVVAPLLSQPVVEFCLTVPSWAWVRGGRDRAVARAAFASRLPPEVVWRRGKGRLDSLCTASYLRQRGALADLLLGGRLAERGLLDKPAIETYLAHDLVEGDFAYFRLLEIADVERWVRSVEASPLMGPSSRQRRY; translated from the coding sequence ATGAAACGCGGCATTCTCGCACTTGTGGGAACCACGTCCGGGGGGCTGGCGCTTGCGGCAGCTGCCGAGCGCCACGCATTGCGATGCGTTCAGAATGCGGGCGCACTGACCGTCTATGCAGGCGCCGGCATTGCTGACCAAGTGATGGAAAGCGGTGCCCTATTGCTCGGGGACATTTATTCGCTTTCGGGCGCTACCTGCCACGCGCCCGGCGACGGCTGGGGAAGCTATCTGGCCTTCACCGTCGACGATGCATCGGTCGAGATCGCGCGCGCCGCGCTCACCGGCATGCCGATCTACTGGACCCGGTTTGAAGACGGCTTTCTGCTTTGGAACGATCTCGAGCTGGTCGCGCCAATGCTTGGCATCGGGTCATTCGATTGGCAGTTCATCGCCGGGACTTTGGCGTACGCCAATCTGCGGACCGAACGGACCGGGCTTGAAGGTGTGAGCGAGCTATTGCCCGGCAGCTGTGCCAAGTTTTTGGCCGAGGAGTCAGCTGTCCAGACTTTGTGGACGCCTTGGAAGGCTGTCTCGCAGCCCGATCTTCGACCAGTCGCTGAACTTGCGCTAGACCTCGAACGTCGGTTCCTTGGGTGCTTGCGAGGCTGGTGTGGGAATCGGAGCGACATCCTGCTCGAGCTGTCGGGCGGACTCGACTCTTCGATCGTCGCGGCAGGCCTGTCATCGGCGCAAGCCAATTTCTCTGCCGTCACTTTCGTTTCGTCCGGTGCCGACGGCGACGAGCGTCCCTACGCGCGCGCCGTCGCGGCGCATTGCGGTGCTGAGCTTCTCGAAATGCCCCACGCGGATACCGGCATCGATCTGGTATCGCTACCGCCTGTCCTTCACGCGCGGCCCTCCGCCTATGGCGTGCTCGGCGGGATCGACGATGCCTTCGAATCGGCGTTCCCCGTTTCCGATGCCGCGATCTTCGGGGGCATCGGTGGGGACAATATCTTCGATTTCGACACGAGCGTCGCGCCGATCCTCGACGCCTTTCGTCATTTCGGGCCGCGGCGCCCTGCATTCGAGACGATGCGCGACGTCGCGCGCGCGGGCGATGCAACGGTCTGGCAGGCCGCTCGCTTGGCGTATCGGGCGGTGCGGGACGGCCCGAGCGGCTGGCGCCGTGAGACCGGCTTCTGCGTCGCGGACCAGGTGCCGGCCTCGCCGCCGGCTCATCCCTGGGATGCGGGCGAGGAGGATGCGCCGCGCGGCAAGCGCAACCATGTGCGCGCGCTTCGGCGCATCCTCGACTTCGTCGACCGGCCGCGCCGCTGGCGGGACCGCGATGTCGTAGCGCCGCTGCTTTCACAGCCGGTGGTAGAATTTTGCCTTACTGTTCCGAGCTGGGCGTGGGTGAGGGGCGGTCGCGACCGCGCGGTTGCCCGCGCCGCATTCGCGTCGCGACTTCCGCCGGAGGTCGTTTGGAGGCGCGGCAAAGGGCGGCTCGATTCCCTCTGTACCGCAAGCTATCTTCGCCAGCGCGGTGCGCTCGCCGACCTCCTGCTCGGCGGGCGGCTGGCGGAACGCGGGCTGCTGGACAAGCCTGCGATCGAGACCTACCTCGCGCACGATCTCGTCGAGGGCGACTTCGCCTATTTCCGGCTGCTCGAAATCGCCGATGTCGAACGTTGGGTGCGGTCGGTAGAAGCCTCGCCCTTGATGGGGCCGAGCAGCCGCCAGCGACGATACTGA